From Abditibacteriota bacterium, the proteins below share one genomic window:
- a CDS encoding Ig domain-containing protein, whose translation MKKTMLLFLAILAIALPAIAAGAWEWNGATEITGPTTQSGKTYSSNTRDQNALLISNAGEVTINNATVNKSYGSLQAELCRYYGINAAVVCAGDEKNCSVNFNQGKVTATGAGAAGIFCYYADAYIDQYEISSDKERGCAAEYLSYMVLTNSTVKSGSPLDYCAALAAEDSSAIEFYSGTAEGLSGAAAIYCNNGVVNVDNSIVKAHEGPGVVMELESSVNMADCNFRMEPESENPPCAVKIYNIEDKPLESKALFTMSGGYLTSRDCFYVSNSRAQIYLNDVSFPFGQTDTFLSAGKSEYGTPGLNGGDVELNMYDQEFAGNIFVDDISTLDMRMDGQSAFEGCINSNGQEGYVKVTMTDHCRWDLTADSYISELDTEDSRNIRLNGYTLYVNGVPFDPYGVTGVVLNKTSASITVGGTITLVASVTPSWAADKAVTWQSYDKTVATVDQNGKVKGVAPGTTTIRVKTKEGGFTAKCKVTVKEPTVAVTGVTLDKTSASVAVGKTVTLTAAVAPSNATDKKVTWSSYDKSIATVDSAGKVTGVAPGTTTIRVKTKDGGFTAKCKVTVKESAIAVTGVVLNKTKATLDAGATVTLKATVTPSDATDKSVTWQSYDKTVATVDANGKVTGIAPGATTIRVKTKDGGFTAKCKVTVNEPLVPVTGVTLNKTKVTLVMWETVTLKATVSPSDAANKKVTWSSYDAGIATVDSSGKVTAVSPGATTIRVKTKDGGFTAKCKVTVIVPEVHVTGVALDQSSLTIAGGDCATLTATVYPYDATNRKVTWQSYDESIAYVDSDGVVTGLFPGATTIRVKTEDGGFTAKCKVTVTDPVAPGAKVEGVRLDRTSLTLKYLGSEEETTAVLTATVLPPDAANKEVTWMSYDAGIADVDQRGRVRGISPGTTTIRVKTKDGGFTDKCKVTVN comes from the coding sequence ATGAAAAAAACAATGTTATTATTCCTGGCGATCCTGGCTATTGCCCTGCCGGCAATAGCCGCCGGCGCATGGGAATGGAACGGGGCCACGGAGATCACCGGCCCCACTACCCAGTCGGGCAAGACCTATTCCTCCAATACCCGGGATCAGAACGCCCTGCTCATAAGCAACGCCGGGGAGGTGACCATCAACAACGCCACCGTCAACAAGAGCTACGGCTCCCTGCAGGCGGAGCTGTGCCGTTATTACGGCATCAACGCCGCCGTGGTGTGCGCCGGGGATGAAAAGAACTGCTCCGTGAACTTTAATCAGGGCAAGGTCACCGCCACGGGCGCCGGGGCAGCTGGCATATTCTGCTACTATGCCGACGCCTATATCGACCAATACGAGATATCCTCGGACAAGGAACGCGGCTGCGCCGCGGAATACCTTTCCTATATGGTCCTGACCAACAGCACGGTGAAGTCCGGCTCTCCCCTGGACTACTGCGCAGCCCTGGCTGCGGAAGACAGCAGCGCCATAGAGTTTTACAGCGGGACGGCGGAGGGCCTCTCAGGAGCTGCCGCAATATACTGCAATAACGGCGTGGTAAATGTCGATAATTCCATCGTTAAGGCCCACGAAGGCCCCGGCGTGGTCATGGAGCTGGAAAGCTCTGTAAATATGGCCGACTGCAATTTCCGGATGGAGCCCGAGAGCGAGAACCCTCCCTGCGCCGTCAAGATATACAATATCGAGGACAAGCCGCTGGAGAGCAAAGCCCTGTTCACCATGTCGGGCGGCTATCTGACCTCCCGCGATTGCTTTTACGTGAGCAACTCCAGGGCTCAGATATATCTGAACGACGTCTCTTTCCCCTTTGGCCAGACCGACACCTTCCTGTCTGCCGGTAAGTCGGAATACGGGACTCCCGGTCTGAACGGCGGCGACGTGGAGCTGAATATGTATGACCAGGAGTTCGCGGGGAACATATTCGTGGACGACATATCCACCCTGGACATGCGCATGGATGGGCAGTCCGCCTTCGAGGGCTGCATCAACAGCAACGGCCAGGAGGGCTATGTGAAGGTGACCATGACGGACCATTGCAGATGGGACCTCACTGCCGACAGCTATATCAGCGAGCTGGATACAGAGGACAGCCGGAACATAAGACTTAACGGCTATACCCTTTACGTCAACGGGGTCCCCTTTGACCCTTACGGCGTGACGGGGGTGGTCCTCAACAAGACCTCCGCTTCCATTACCGTGGGCGGGACCATTACTCTTGTGGCTTCCGTGACCCCTTCCTGGGCAGCCGACAAGGCCGTGACCTGGCAGAGCTATGACAAGACCGTGGCCACCGTGGACCAGAACGGCAAGGTGAAGGGCGTAGCCCCCGGCACCACCACCATAAGGGTCAAGACCAAGGAGGGGGGCTTCACCGCCAAATGCAAGGTGACGGTGAAGGAACCCACGGTGGCCGTAACGGGAGTGACGCTGGATAAGACTTCCGCTTCCGTAGCAGTGGGGAAGACCGTGACGCTTACGGCCGCGGTGGCACCTTCCAACGCCACCGACAAGAAGGTGACCTGGTCAAGCTATGACAAAAGCATAGCCACGGTGGACTCTGCGGGCAAGGTGACGGGAGTGGCTCCCGGCACTACTACCATAAGAGTGAAGACCAAGGACGGGGGCTTTACAGCCAAATGCAAGGTGACGGTGAAGGAGTCTGCCATAGCCGTAACGGGGGTGGTCCTCAACAAGACCAAGGCGACTCTGGACGCGGGGGCCACGGTGACCCTGAAGGCCACGGTAACGCCTTCCGACGCCACGGACAAGAGCGTGACCTGGCAGAGCTATGACAAGACCGTCGCCACGGTGGACGCAAACGGCAAGGTGACGGGCATAGCGCCCGGCGCCACCACCATACGCGTCAAAACCAAGGACGGGGGCTTTACCGCCAAATGCAAGGTGACTGTGAATGAGCCCTTGGTGCCCGTAACGGGAGTGACCCTCAACAAGACCAAGGTGACTCTGGTAATGTGGGAGACCGTGACCCTGAAGGCTACGGTATCCCCCTCGGACGCCGCCAACAAGAAGGTGACGTGGAGCAGCTACGATGCGGGCATAGCCACGGTGGACAGCTCGGGCAAGGTGACGGCCGTCTCTCCCGGCGCCACCACCATACGCGTGAAGACCAAGGACGGGGGCTTCACCGCCAAATGCAAGGTGACCGTGATCGTGCCCGAAGTGCATGTGACGGGAGTGGCTCTGGACCAGAGCTCACTGACCATTGCGGGGGGAGACTGCGCGACCCTTACGGCTACCGTATACCCTTACGACGCCACCAACCGGAAGGTGACCTGGCAGAGCTATGACGAATCCATAGCCTATGTGGATTCCGACGGCGTGGTGACGGGCTTGTTTCCCGGCGCCACCACCATACGCGTGAAGACCGAGGACGGGGGCTTTACCGCCAAGTGCAAGGTGACGGTGACGGACCCGGTGGCTCCCGGCGCCAAGGTTGAAGGTGTGCGGCTGGACCGGACCTCCCTGACCCTGAAGTACCTGGGCAGCGAGGAAGAAACCACCGCAGTCCTGACGGCCACGGTGCTGCCCCCCGACGCCGCCAACAAGGAAGTGACCTGGATGAGCTACGACGCCGGCATAGCCGACGTGGACCAGCGCGGCAGGGTGCGAGGTATCTCTCCCGGCACAACGACAATACGCGTCAAGACCAAGGACGGCGGCTTCACCGACAAGTGCAAGGTGACGGTCAACTGA
- a CDS encoding Ig domain-containing protein — MQLLLAVCAAFVLCAAAPAVTWNGATEITGPTTQSGKTYFSNTRDQNALLISNAGDVTINNATINKSYGSLQAELCRYYGINSAVVCNGYEKKCSVEFNKGTITATGAHAAGILCYYADAWLDHYTISSDKDRGVAAEVMSCIYLTSSKVTSKSPLSYCGALAAEGGSAIDFCEGTAEGLSAAPAIYCGIGQVSVRDSCVKSHEGPAIVQEAGSEVYLSGCPLLVEPESENPPFAVKIYNETAEYDGTASLFSMKDGYVKGSDLFYVTNAKAQIFLENTNLMPLDGTTFLAAGASEYGTDGHNGADVELNMYYQQGGGDIFVDGISSLNMLLDGQSLFSGSINKYGQEGYVKVTVNSLSTWELTDDSYISELDIRGSYNINLNGHTLYIDGVPFDPAAHVTGVTLNKTSVTLKTGETVTLEATVAPSFAANKEVIWQSYDTAIATVDKNGKVRAVGAGTTTIRAKTKDGGFTAKCKVTVKDPVIPVTGVALDKTKVTVDKGKTVTLAATVSPSNATDKKVTWSSYDKAIATVDSAGKVTGVAPGTTTIRVKTRDGGFTAKCKVTVKEPTVAVTGVTLDKTSASVAVGKTVTLTAAVAPSNATNKTVSWTSYDKAIATVDSAGKVTGVAPGTTTIRVKTKDGGFTAKCKVTVKESAIAVTGVALNKTSATVTTGGTLTLKATVAPSDAANKKVTWSSYDTSIATVDSSGKVTGVAPGTTTIRVKTKDGGFTAKCKVTVK, encoded by the coding sequence ATGCAATTATTACTGGCGGTCTGCGCCGCGTTCGTGTTGTGCGCGGCTGCCCCGGCCGTGACCTGGAACGGGGCCACGGAGATCACCGGCCCCACTACCCAGTCGGGCAAGACCTATTTCTCCAATACCCGGGATCAGAACGCCCTGCTCATAAGCAACGCCGGGGACGTGACCATCAACAACGCCACCATCAACAAGAGCTACGGCTCCCTGCAGGCGGAGCTGTGCCGCTATTACGGCATCAATTCCGCCGTGGTGTGCAACGGCTATGAAAAAAAATGCTCCGTGGAGTTCAACAAGGGTACCATAACAGCCACCGGCGCCCATGCTGCCGGCATCCTGTGCTACTACGCCGATGCGTGGCTGGACCATTACACCATTTCTTCGGACAAGGACCGGGGCGTTGCCGCGGAGGTGATGTCCTGTATCTATTTGACCTCCAGCAAGGTCACCTCCAAATCGCCTTTGAGCTACTGCGGAGCCCTGGCGGCGGAGGGCGGCAGCGCCATTGACTTCTGTGAAGGGACGGCAGAGGGCCTCTCCGCTGCTCCCGCAATATACTGCGGCATCGGCCAGGTAAGCGTGCGGGATTCCTGCGTCAAGTCCCACGAAGGCCCCGCCATAGTCCAGGAGGCCGGGAGCGAGGTATATCTGTCCGGCTGTCCTCTTCTGGTGGAGCCGGAGAGCGAGAACCCTCCCTTTGCCGTGAAGATATACAACGAGACGGCGGAATATGACGGCACGGCGTCCTTATTCAGCATGAAAGACGGATACGTTAAAGGTTCCGACCTGTTTTACGTGACCAACGCCAAGGCTCAGATATTCCTGGAAAACACGAATCTCATGCCTCTTGACGGGACCACCTTCCTGGCAGCCGGGGCTTCGGAATACGGGACCGACGGACACAACGGCGCCGACGTGGAGCTGAATATGTATTACCAGCAGGGCGGCGGCGATATATTCGTGGACGGCATATCTTCCCTGAATATGCTCCTGGACGGGCAGTCCCTGTTTTCCGGCAGCATCAACAAATACGGCCAGGAGGGCTATGTGAAGGTGACCGTGAACAGCCTGAGCACCTGGGAGCTCACCGATGACAGCTATATCAGCGAGCTGGATATCAGGGGCAGCTACAACATCAACCTCAACGGCCATACCCTTTACATAGACGGAGTCCCCTTTGACCCCGCCGCCCACGTGACCGGCGTCACCCTGAACAAGACCTCCGTTACCCTGAAAACAGGCGAGACCGTGACCCTCGAGGCCACCGTGGCTCCTTCCTTCGCAGCCAACAAGGAAGTGATCTGGCAGAGCTACGATACCGCCATAGCCACGGTGGACAAGAACGGCAAGGTGAGGGCCGTGGGCGCCGGCACTACCACCATAAGGGCCAAGACCAAGGACGGGGGCTTTACTGCCAAATGCAAGGTGACGGTGAAGGACCCGGTGATCCCCGTGACGGGCGTGGCCCTGGATAAGACCAAGGTGACCGTGGACAAGGGGAAGACCGTCACTCTCGCCGCCACGGTATCTCCTTCCAACGCCACCGACAAGAAGGTGACCTGGTCAAGCTATGACAAGGCCATAGCCACGGTGGACTCTGCGGGCAAGGTGACGGGAGTGGCTCCCGGCACTACTACCATAAGAGTGAAGACCAGGGACGGGGGCTTTACCGCCAAATGCAAGGTGACGGTAAAGGAACCCACGGTGGCCGTAACGGGAGTGACGCTGGATAAGACTTCCGCTTCCGTAGCAGTGGGGAAGACCGTGACGCTTACGGCCGCGGTGGCGCCTTCCAACGCCACCAATAAGACCGTGAGCTGGACCAGCTATGACAAGGCCATAGCCACGGTGGACTCTGCGGGCAAGGTGACGGGAGTGGCTCCCGGCACCACCACCATCCGGGTCAAGACCAAGGACGGGGGCTTTACAGCCAAATGCAAGGTGACGGTGAAGGAGTCTGCCATAGCCGTAACGGGCGTGGCTCTCAATAAGACCTCCGCCACGGTGACCACGGGCGGGACCCTGACCCTGAAGGCCACGGTGGCGCCCTCCGACGCCGCCAACAAGAAGGTGACCTGGTCGAGCTACGATACGAGCATAGCCACGGTGGACAGCTCCGGCAAGGTGACGGGAGTGGCTCCCGGCACCACCACCATCCGGGTCAAGACCAAGGACGGAGGCTTTACCGCCAAATGCAAGGTGACCGTGAAATAA
- a CDS encoding Ig domain-containing protein, with the protein MKKILITISVFILAGALWAAGDFFNETGVKRAAVTGVTLNKTSLTLTKGASETLTATVLPSGASDKTVTWVSYDETVATVSSSGKVKAVAPGATTVRVKTRDGGFTAKCKVKVVIPVTGLSVTPSSLTVIKGQTAAILAKVSPSSATDKTVTWVSYDETVATVSSAGVVKGKAPGTTTVRAKTKDGGFTAKCKVKVVIPVTGLSVTPTSLTVETGKTKSITAKVSPSSASDKTVTWISYDETIATVSSAGVVKGVKAGSTTVRAKTRDGGFTAKCKVTVKDPKVAVTGLTLDKSSAVVGPGQTLALKATVSPSNATDKTVTWISYDETIATVSSAGVVKGVAEGATTVRAKTVDGGFTAKCKITVKKIGVTGVSVSPSSLSLEVGDTAELTAAVKPANAYYKTVSWKSDDKAVAAVTSKGVVKAVAEGTANITVTTADGGYTAKCAVTVTPSTQSVTKITPEDETLDPMGQVIKVRVKLSAANKDKAVTYKWTVNGGSAKGIIVNADDPVESPATGRERVYTQRVKIADEDRNIVLKVYVDSNLIGTLKYVQKRAAPPSIL; encoded by the coding sequence ATGAAAAAGATCCTTATTACCATTAGCGTTTTTATTCTGGCGGGGGCTTTGTGGGCCGCCGGCGATTTCTTCAATGAGACGGGCGTCAAGAGGGCGGCTGTCACCGGCGTGACTCTCAATAAGACGAGCCTGACCCTGACGAAGGGTGCCTCCGAGACCCTGACGGCCACGGTGCTGCCCTCCGGGGCTTCGGACAAGACCGTGACCTGGGTGAGCTATGACGAGACCGTCGCCACCGTCAGTTCCTCCGGCAAGGTGAAGGCCGTGGCTCCCGGCGCCACCACCGTGCGGGTGAAGACCCGCGACGGCGGCTTCACCGCCAAATGCAAGGTGAAGGTGGTCATTCCCGTGACGGGCCTCAGCGTGACTCCCTCTTCCCTGACCGTGATAAAGGGCCAGACCGCCGCCATCCTCGCCAAGGTCTCCCCTTCCTCCGCCACGGACAAGACCGTGACCTGGGTGAGCTATGACGAGACCGTCGCCACCGTCAGTTCCGCCGGCGTGGTGAAGGGCAAGGCTCCCGGCACCACCACCGTGCGGGCCAAGACCAAGGACGGGGGCTTCACCGCCAAGTGCAAGGTGAAGGTGGTCATCCCCGTGACGGGCCTCAGTGTGACTCCCACCTCCCTGACCGTGGAAACGGGCAAGACCAAAAGCATCACCGCCAAGGTCTCCCCTTCCTCCGCCTCGGACAAGACCGTGACCTGGATAAGCTATGACGAGACCATCGCCACCGTCAGTTCCGCCGGCGTGGTAAAGGGCGTCAAGGCAGGCTCCACCACCGTGCGGGCCAAGACCAGGGACGGGGGCTTCACCGCCAAGTGCAAGGTGACTGTAAAGGACCCCAAGGTGGCCGTCACAGGCTTGACTCTGGACAAGTCCTCCGCCGTGGTGGGGCCGGGCCAGACTCTGGCTCTCAAAGCCACGGTCTCTCCCTCCAACGCCACGGACAAGACCGTGACCTGGATAAGCTATGACGAGACCATCGCCACCGTCAGTTCCGCCGGCGTGGTAAAGGGCGTCGCCGAAGGCGCCACCACCGTGCGGGCCAAGACCGTGGACGGGGGCTTTACCGCCAAGTGCAAGATCACCGTAAAGAAGATAGGCGTCACCGGAGTCTCTGTGAGCCCCTCTTCCCTGTCTCTGGAGGTCGGGGACACGGCAGAGCTGACCGCCGCCGTGAAGCCCGCCAACGCCTATTACAAGACCGTGAGCTGGAAGAGCGACGACAAGGCCGTGGCTGCCGTGACGAGCAAGGGAGTGGTAAAGGCTGTGGCCGAGGGCACCGCCAATATCACCGTCACCACCGCCGACGGCGGCTATACCGCCAAATGCGCCGTGACCGTGACCCCCTCCACTCAGTCCGTGACCAAGATCACCCCCGAGGACGAGACTCTCGATCCCATGGGGCAGGTCATAAAGGTCAGGGTCAAGCTGTCCGCCGCCAACAAGGACAAGGCCGTCACCTACAAGTGGACCGTCAACGGCGGCTCGGCCAAGGGGATCATAGTGAACGCCGACGATCCCGTGGAGTCTCCCGCCACCGGCAGGGAACGGGTATATACCCAGCGGGTAAAGATCGCCGACGAGGACAGGAATATAGTCCTGAAGGTTTACGTGGATTCCAATCTTATAGGTACTCTGAAATACGTGCAAAAAAGAGCCGCGCCCCCCTCAATATTGTAA
- a CDS encoding Ig domain-containing protein: MSKFKLGAFAAAALALLAIAAWAVTWNGATTIFSSQTREDEYYTSSKANQNSLLISTAGTVTLNDTITDKTGDSSSGDDCNFYGINSGIMCKGGGVTYINGGSVTTGATGANGIFSYGGNSGMNGAAGDGTTVIVTDTVITTTGDSSGGIMTTGGGITEAYDLYISTSGTSSAPIRTDRGGGTVTVRGGTYESTGAGSPAIYSTAAVSVENANLATSGSEAVVIEGANSVYLSECYVDGNNSRLNGQSTTYDNVKLYQSMSGDAASGTAVFNMYGGSMICRKGNMFHVTNTDAVIDLQEVSLVNSSDNVLLDVSADAWGTSGKNGGAVTLNATDQNLEGEIRVDSISSLTMTMTGDTSFSGMINTSGKQGTVKVVMDEDTIWKLAGDSYISSLSKDDDALIDLNGYSLYVNGKPYEPPSVAVTGVSLNKTSVKLSVGDTYRLTAAVTPSGATDQSVTWSSSDKTVAKVSSAGKITAVSAGTCYITVKTVDGGFTAKCKVTVKAASVPVTGVTLSDADIKLKKGESATLTATVSPSDATDKNVTWSSDDASVATVSSDGVVTAVGAGTVKVRVKTRDGGFTAKCKVRVTVPVTGVTLNKKDLTLTKGASETLTATIAPSDATNTNVSWKSYDESVATISADGTVTAVGGGKTKVRVKTKDGGFTAYCWIRVKVPVTGVTLDKTSLTISKGSSAALTATVAPSDATKKDLKWKSYDTSIATVDANGRVKGVAKGTTTIRVQTKDGDYRAKCKVTVN; encoded by the coding sequence CGGCTCTGGCTCTTTTGGCTATAGCGGCCTGGGCTGTCACCTGGAACGGCGCCACTACCATATTTTCGTCCCAGACCAGGGAAGACGAATATTATACTTCGTCGAAGGCCAACCAGAACTCCCTGCTCATAAGCACAGCCGGCACCGTGACGCTTAATGATACCATCACGGACAAGACCGGCGATTCATCCTCCGGGGACGACTGCAACTTTTACGGCATCAATTCCGGTATTATGTGCAAGGGCGGCGGCGTCACCTATATCAACGGCGGCTCTGTCACCACCGGCGCCACCGGCGCCAACGGCATCTTCAGCTACGGCGGCAACAGCGGTATGAACGGAGCGGCCGGGGACGGGACCACCGTGATCGTCACCGATACCGTGATCACAACTACGGGCGACTCGTCCGGCGGGATCATGACTACCGGCGGAGGCATTACCGAGGCTTATGATCTGTATATCAGCACCTCGGGAACTTCGTCGGCTCCGATCCGCACCGACAGGGGCGGGGGGACTGTGACCGTGCGCGGCGGGACCTACGAATCCACCGGTGCCGGTTCTCCCGCTATATACAGCACCGCTGCGGTGAGCGTTGAAAACGCGAATCTTGCCACCTCCGGTTCGGAGGCCGTGGTCATAGAGGGAGCCAACTCGGTCTATCTTTCGGAGTGTTACGTTGACGGCAACAACTCCCGCCTCAACGGCCAGTCCACCACCTATGACAACGTGAAGCTGTATCAGTCCATGAGCGGGGACGCCGCTTCGGGAACAGCTGTCTTCAACATGTACGGCGGCTCCATGATCTGCCGCAAGGGCAATATGTTCCACGTGACCAACACAGACGCGGTCATCGACCTGCAGGAGGTCAGCCTTGTCAACAGCTCCGACAACGTGCTGCTGGACGTTTCGGCGGACGCCTGGGGCACCTCGGGCAAAAACGGCGGCGCCGTGACGCTGAACGCCACAGACCAGAATCTGGAAGGCGAGATCAGGGTGGACAGCATTTCGAGCCTGACTATGACTATGACGGGCGACACCAGCTTTTCCGGCATGATCAATACCTCCGGGAAGCAGGGAACGGTAAAGGTGGTCATGGATGAGGATACCATCTGGAAGTTGGCAGGCGACAGCTATATATCAAGCCTTTCCAAAGACGATGACGCCCTTATCGACCTGAACGGCTACAGCCTGTACGTCAACGGCAAGCCCTATGAGCCGCCCTCGGTGGCAGTCACTGGGGTGAGCCTGAACAAAACGTCTGTCAAGCTCTCTGTCGGGGACACTTACCGCCTGACAGCGGCCGTGACCCCTTCGGGCGCAACGGATCAGAGCGTGACCTGGTCTTCGAGCGACAAGACCGTGGCCAAAGTATCCTCCGCCGGCAAGATCACGGCGGTGAGCGCAGGGACCTGCTATATCACCGTCAAGACCGTGGACGGGGGCTTCACGGCCAAATGCAAGGTGACGGTAAAAGCGGCCTCCGTACCCGTGACGGGCGTGACCCTGTCGGACGCCGATATCAAGCTGAAAAAGGGCGAGTCCGCGACTCTCACTGCGACTGTGTCCCCCTCGGACGCCACCGACAAGAACGTGACCTGGTCTTCGGACGACGCCTCCGTAGCCACCGTTTCTTCCGATGGAGTGGTGACCGCCGTGGGCGCCGGCACCGTCAAAGTGCGGGTGAAGACCAGGGACGGGGGCTTCACGGCCAAATGCAAGGTAAGGGTGACCGTGCCCGTCACAGGGGTCACTCTGAACAAAAAGGATCTGACTCTCACAAAGGGCGCCTCCGAAACTCTGACGGCGACCATAGCGCCCTCGGACGCCACCAACACAAACGTGAGCTGGAAGTCCTATGACGAGAGCGTGGCGACCATATCTGCCGACGGCACGGTGACCGCCGTGGGCGGCGGCAAGACCAAGGTGCGGGTGAAGACCAAAGACGGGGGCTTTACCGCCTACTGCTGGATCAGGGTGAAGGTCCCCGTCACGGGCGTCACCCTTGACAAGACCTCTCTGACCATTAGCAAGGGGTCCTCCGCTGCTCTCACCGCCACGGTAGCGCCTTCGGACGCCACCAAGAAGGATCTGAAATGGAAGTCCTACGACACCTCCATCGCCACCGTTGACGCCAACGGCAGGGTGAAGGGCGTGGCCAAGGGGACCACCACCATCCGGGTCCAGACCAAAGACGGCGACTATCGCGCCAAGTGCAAGGTGACGGTAAACTGA